The Larimichthys crocea isolate SSNF chromosome I, L_crocea_2.0, whole genome shotgun sequence genomic interval ATTCTTAGTCATGTCTCCATTGACACGTAAGCAAAGAATAAAGTGTTAAATTTGAGGGCTGTGGTGGTTGTGTAACAGTCAAGGTGtggatctttttttattcaaatagaGCTGAAATTGTACTCTAAACCGCCTGTCTCTGATATTcaaatttatttcaaacataCATCAATATAACCATCATTTTATCCATAGATGGTAACCAAAGTCATGGTAACCAAATTAATCTGAGTTAGATGTGCCCTCTTGGAGAAATGGTTAATTCTGCCACAGGGTCAAGGCTGTATTTCCTAAGTACCTCTagctgttatgttgtttttaacagCAGCTCTCCTGTAGCTTATTGAGCCTCATAGGCAGACCACAGTTTATTATGGTAGCAGAACAAATTCAGGTGGGAATTTGTATTACATTTAAAGAGAATAAACCAGGCCTGCTGGTTAGCCAGCTAATAACATGGCTGTATTCCCATAAGATTTCAGTGGTAGGTATTTTGAGCAGTTGTTATTTACAGGAAGAGTCTCTGCCCAGCTGCAGTCACTGATCTCCTTAAGTAATGTACAGTTTGCAGTATCGGAACAGAATCATTTTGTTTACCCAGTTTTTATCTTCTCATGTTAGGGCTGTCACTTTTGCTAAGTGCTGTCATATAGCGACTCTCTCCTATCCTGAATATCCTGATTTTGACATCTCTTAATCTCTAATCCCAGTTGATAGATGAGCAGGTCCTGTGTGTTCATGGTGGTCTTTCACCTGACATCAAGACTTTGGACCAGATTCGTACCATCGAACGCAACCAGGAGATTCCCCACAAGGGAGCCTTCTGTGATCTTGTGTGGTCAGATCCTGAGGATGTGGACACCTGGGCTATTAGTCCACGAGGTGCTGGCTGGCTGTTTGGCTCCAAGGTTACAAATGAGGTACATTTTGTCAACATTTGAAACAATCAGTGTTAAACTGGGCATTTGACCCGTAGCAGTTGTCTGACATTAAtgctcatgttttcttttagttcGTTCACATCAACAACCTGAAGCTGATCTGCCGTGCACATCAACTGGTTCACGAAGGCTACAAGTTCATGTTCGACGAGAAGCTGGTGACTGTGTGGTCAGCGCCCAACTATTGCTACCGCTGCGGGAACATTGCGTCCATCATGGTCTTCAAGGACGTCAACAGACGAGAGCCCAAGCTGTTCCGCGCCGTCCCCGACTCCGAGCGCGTCATACCTCCCCGAACGACCACCCCCTACTTCCTCTAATGACAAGAGCCAgttctgtctcctctccaaCCTCTGGAGACCTCAATTCTCAAACGTATTTGTATGCAACATATTTTAAGAAATTTATCGAAGTAGCATCTCTTTGTGGCCTACAGCATCCTGAGTAACAAAGGGTTTCTACCAAGACTACACTCTGTTTCCAGCACACTCACTGtcgtaaaggaaaaaaaacattttcttctgacCCCAATGAGAAACTGAtccttttaaaatttaaaatattttattgataagAAAATGTTATATGGCTTAATTTCTGTTATGTATCCCAcgaaagcaaataaaacatttaaactgagtGGTAGCTGGCAACAATACACATTGAAATAAagtcatgtactgtatatttttctttaagtaTGGTTATAGAAGTTTGATCTTATGGTTGCCTTTTGAAAAAATTAGTCTCTTAGGACGATGATTTGTAGAATTAGGAAATAAACTGTCATAATTGCTCCTGTTGAAACACCTCAGGCGTACAAACCGCTGCTGAGCCCATCCTCCAGACCTCTGCCTTAAcgcttttatttttaagcctctttttttaagacttctttttaatttattgtttttaagaAGTGTCCCATGTTAGTGCAGACACTCTGTATTCTCATGGCAAACATCCACAAGTGTCGGTCTCAAACTGGCATGTATTTTTGCATTCATCACTGTATCTATCTCATTTGATAGAGAAAGAGTTGTTACTGCAGTGGCTTTTTGAAGCCGTCCCGTTTAAATGCAAAATCATTTCCAGTGCAAGTGCATTTTCTTGAATAGCTCAGCTCAGTAGTAGTATTTGTAGCAGAGAACAGTTCTATTTGATGTTATTCCCCTGTTTTGTaatttcaataaaatattattcatgAAGTCTTTTGTATAGTGATCACTTCAACCACCAACTCGTTATATTATACTTGTAAACATGTCAGCAAATAACAGAGGATCATTCTGGTGTGGTTACAATGAGCAGGATACGTTCTAGGAGTGGTCCTGCATGGTTCATGTTTTTAACTggactgaacaaaaacaagcttaTGTGGAAGATTGCTTAAGGTGACAAACAAAAGGGAATTCAAGAAAAGCTGCTGACTATCATCGGGGGGGCTGGCTGGaagctttttttgggggggattttATACAAAACATGATCATCTTGTGTTAAAGATTAAATCTCCCACTCTGACTGACTTCGGAAATCTGTGGTGACTTCTGTGGTGATCATGTTTCAGATGACCACCAAAGAAACATTTCTCCTCTAAACCGTTAATTATCATTTGAATACTACATAActatatataaagtagttaGATAGATATTGATTATATATAgatcctgagggaaattcaagcatcctgtagcagcatgagacacagtaagCATACAATAAACATGCATAAAGACAGTTAAATATGTGTATAGTGATAGTGACATGTGGAAAGAAGAAATTCAACCTGTGCTAAaatctttacaaatagaaaactatataaaagtaaaaatagaattcaaaaataaaataaaaataagaaataaacctGCAaatagtgatttaaaaaaactatatataattAACTGAGACTGACACTGAATGAAGATCACAGCATTAGCAGAGTAGTGACAATAACAGAGTGTGCGAGAATAAGATTGTCAGTAGTTTATTGTTCTGTGTGTCCTCCCTGCCCTGATGTAGCTGTTGTACAGTCGGATGGCCAAAGAGTTTTTTAGTCTGTGGGTGGAGCAGGATTAGGACAGCTGTCTGCCACTGAACACGCTCCTCTGCCTGATGAAGGTGTTGTGCAGAGGGTGGTGGGCGTTGTCCAGTATGGACAGCAGTTTGTCTGGGGTCCTTCTCTCTGCCACTGACACCAGAGAGTCCAGCTCTGTTCCTACCACTGAGCCAGCCCTCCTCACCAGTCTGTCCAGTCGAGTGGCGTCCCCCCTGATGGACACAGGTTGGAGATGTGGGTTCTTCCATCTGAagtccaccaccatctccttgGTCATGGAGGTGTTCAGCTGCAGATGGTTAGACCTGCACCACCTCACAAAGTCCTCAACTAGGCTCCTGTACTCCCCCTCCCGTCCATCCTTGATGCAGCCAACTATCGCAGTGTCATCTGAGCATTTCTGTATGTGGCAGAGCCCAGAGTTGTATTGTAAGTCAGATGTGTACAAGGTGAAGAGGGCAGGAGAGAGGATGGTCCCCTTTggtgctctgctgctgctgaccacTGGTTTAGCTGGTTTGCTCTCCCAGCATCCCCCTGCTGCTACCCTTCTTCCTGCAGCCTGTGATGGTGTTCATACCATCCCAGACTTCCCTCATGTTATTGTGCTGCGGCTTCTGTTCCACCTTCCTTCTGTACTCCTCCTTCCCCCTGTACGCCTTTTAGCTAGTCTCTGTCACCATctttaaatgctgttttcttcctgttcaGGATGTCCTTGACATTTCTGGTGATCCAGGACTTGTTGTTAGGGAAGCAGCTTGGGAGCTAAAAGTAGCTCTATCTCCAACTCTGAATATCAGAAGCAAGAGCAACTTGATTTCATCAAGATCATCCAAAAGATGATTGTACATGTGATTTATAACAATCAGTGATTCCAGTCAAGTTTCTCTATCCTTTCTGCTGAGACTGAgggaacagagaggagagctgatTGAAGTGTCTTCTTAAATACATTCAGGTACAtgtggctgtaaaaaaaaactgtaattaattaaaatgaatccatttaaaatgaatatgaacaAATTCAATCTGTTACTGCCATTTGTAGACAGCTAATCAAACAAGAAAGACTTTATACTTATACTTCTTTtatactttaagacatgaagataaaacatcagaaataaacacaattaataCAGACACAGGATTAATACATTCATTAAGAGTTACAAACCATGAAatcatgaatgaaataaatcattcaaaCCAACAACCGAGTAGTAATGATGAATAAGACCtgaattcaaaataataatcaaacagattaaataaaatgatcattattAATAAGTGAAGAGTGAGCAGACTCAAGAGCAACAAAagaagtattaaaataataattaatataagaTGAAGATATCACAATGacggaaataaaataaacatttcagaataaatcataaaattaaaaaaacaataaaaatgatgttCTTTTACATAACATCGGCACAGTTCACCagtccaacatgtttttattctgacacCAGAAGGAACACACTGTGTGGACCTATAAAGAGTTAATAAAAGCTCTCTACACACAGCATTAGGTTGGCAGGTTAATCcacatcaaatatttttatgaatgaatattaGATTTGTGAATGGCTCACAAACAGGAATCccattttatttgattcatgTACTGCTGGATTGTTGCTCTGCCAATAAAACTCGGCTGTTGTGTCGTGTTTTGTTGTCGTGTTTTTCACACACTGTCAACTTGACGTGTGTGTCGGCGCCCTGTCAGCTGGCGGAGCTTTTATTTCGACAAGGCTGACCCGGAAGTAGCTAGCAAGTTCGAGTGGAGCGGAGCCAGCGgctgtcctcctcctgcctcctctcctgtctcctctcctgtctcctctcctgtctcctcgtCTGTCACAGGACAACAACCTTTCACAGCGTTTACGCCTCGAGCAGACGTCAGTCAGCGCGTTTCACGGTGCGGGCTGAGGGATGCGGCTCGTCTCACGGTGCTCCAGTGTCTCTTCCACTCCGTGAGATGCCAACAAAGTCGCGCTTCACCGCCACAGCTCGTCGCGGCTCCCGCTCTGCTCTCTGAGAAGCGTCACCGTGATACTGTCCGTTAACGTTAGCCAGCTGTCGAGGTAAGGAGACGGGCTGAGAGGCGCGCGAGCAGCCGCTGCGGCCAGGCTGCGCGTGCTGTCTCTGTCAACTGACACGTATGAGCTAGCACGGGTTGTCTTTGTTATCCGGACATCATtatccagatgtgtgtgtgtgtgtgtgtgtgtgtgtgtgtgtgtgtgaggctcaTAGCGTTACatgcacagctgtgtgtgtgttatagctCACGGCCCCATCGCGCTCACGCTCATTAGTAGCTAGTTATGTAGGTTAACGTTAACCGAGTTTATTACGGTTAAGAGAGTTCTATTACAGCTAATTACAGATATTAAATATAGCCATCCATTGAGAAGCAATACACCAGATGCCCCTGAGCTATTCCTCTTGATTTCTGAATGCACATGTGGTGACCTGCTCTTCTTTTACATTCAGTCCGGCGATGCAGGGCTCGTTAGAGTTTTTCCAGTTTCTCCAATCATGGCGTCCTTCAGGTTCATAGAGCTTTCTCCAAACCTGTCATGTCTAAAGACAGATTGAGTCCTGCATGGAAAATGTCTGCATATTGTTCTGTGCAGAATCACTGTCTGAAGGTTCATAGAGGGATGCATTGGTCAGATGTGGTCTACATGACGTACAGCAGCTCAGGTTATCCTGCCTGCCTGACACTGACAGCCCGCTCCACTCCATCATACATCATGTCAGGAGCACACATATTTCCGAGGGCTCGTAGCTATGAAGTGAGTCACTTCCATGGCTGAATCAACTTTGCGAATGATTTTAACAAGGCGCAGCGTTGGCTGAACATTGTGATTAGGCTGTGCGCTGCCTTGACCTGATTGCACATCCATCTTAGCGAATTGGAGGTTGCAGCCACCGTGAGAATGAAATCTGGGACATCCCAGGTCAACCTAAAAAAGGTGACCATGTGACGcgtttttttccacagtttcttatttttgttcattcttAAGTAGGGCAACTCACTTATCTGTAACCAGCAATGCCTGTTGAGGGGCTGCAGTGTGGATATCAACATGTTAGGCATCAGTGGCTTATTATCTGTAACCATTTTAAACTCAGCAGTGTTTCTTTTGAAGGGATCTctttgcagtgtgtgtacagcatTTCTCCTTGTTTGTAATCAGGTGTAAAACGTTGGTGTCATGACTGGAGCTGAGACCGAGGATGATATTCCAGTAGGTGAAAGGAAAACTGTCACAGATTTCTGCTATCTCCTGGACAAGTCCAAACAACTCTTCAATGGGCTGAGGTCAGTTTGTTTTACTCACTGTCACCTGTCTGCTGGACTACATTTTGTAATCAGCAGTGTTTGAAAGCTACTGTGGAAAGAGTTTTACAAGCGACCAGTGACTTGACACTGGAAGAAGTTGAACTACAGCAGAGCTTCCCGAGGGGAGAAATCTAGTTTGGTTAACTGAAGCTATTTAGAAAAAGTAGTTCAGACTACTTTGTGAAACAAATGAGCAAACTGAGAATGTACATGTGATATGAAATTATAACAATATAGTTTATTGCAAAAAAGTGCCCACTTGTTCACAGGTCATACATTCACAAAAGCATGGGACAGTGTGTCCATCAGTCAGTCCAGGTGTAGGTCTTGTAGCAGGACTACTCTTCTAAAACAGCATGAAACTGTTTCAGGTCAACTTCAGggtgctgctctgtgtggctgcccatcactccaccatctctctccacatctccaccatctctatgagccctatgtgtgtgtgtgtgcgtgtgcatgtgtgtgtgtgtgtgtgtgtgtgtggttgtattttgggtgCAATGTAAAAAACTTGAGAGAAAAATAGGACTTCCCCctgagggatcaataaaaaatatatgttttatgttttatgtataaaaaatatataataatatcaagTTTAGTTTTACAAATTCAGATTCAAAACATTAAtggtaaaattattattattattattattattattattattattattatttgcagcCTTTATGGTAGAGCACATTTTATCTACAGTTAATATTAACATAAAATGGTTGGAATTAATTGTacaaaatgaatcataaaatcTTAGGTCTTAACAGACATCAAATGTGATATTAAGTGCTGTTATATTAATAATGTTGCAGTTtacactgcatttttatttctgagaacaaatagtgtttgtgtgtatgtgtgcgtctgtgtcagtcagtcagtcagggtATTGTAGAAAgactgactctctctctgtttttatgtattatatggACCTGGTTGTGACTTCTACCCCTGTAATATGTAATAAGAACACTGatgataaatacatacacagtgGAATTTAATCTCCCTTCTTTATTGGATTTAGTGACACTTCACTGTCTTCCTCTgtcaaaaatgttaaaaacgtATTTATGCAGGATTGACAACGTGTAGCAGCATCACTGACATGAACGGAGTCCGGCTGTTGTCGGCTACTTGGACGACTTTCTCTGATCTGGAAACAGAAACCTCTTTAAATTCTTTGGATTATGCAATTGAAGCAATTATCAGCTGAGTATCACTGACCTATATACGCCATTTATAGACTAATTGCGATTGGCTGTAGATTAATGATGCTCCACTATCGCACAGTTCTTCACTGTTATCTCGCATTTCTATCAGGATGCATCCGCACAGCTCACAGTCTGGGATATCTTATTTGTTATAGCGCTTTAAACTGAATTTTccaaaaatacaattatttactgacatttcaaaagaaatatcTGAGTGTTTCATCCAATGTCTGCATAACTGCTTACTTGGAAGCCTCCTTAGTTAAGAGGAATATATGCCTACGGCTGGATTTTCTGCAAAAACTCAAAGCTAATTACTCAGCTTTGACAGACAGCTGATCAGATCTACTATCGTACTATCTCAAGCCTTGGATGGCATTCATTGATGTGATTCTTTGTGGATTCTCTTCTCTGCTGGCCAAGCTGTACCAATCAGGAGGTGTATTCCTATTCACTATTCCATGAGCTTGATCAGCAGAAATCTTCTTTCAAAGACTTGATTgagcaacaagaaaaaaacttcaCGACCTTTGCTCAATTATTTATGGACTAATACTAACTAAAGGGTGGACAATATCATGAAAGATTTACAGGTCTTTGAGATATGTTTTTAGTTCTCATGAAAATATGTATAGAATCTTAACAAAAGACTCTGACCATCATCAGTTCAGGTTGAATATGTACTTTACAAGGGAAAATATGAAAAGCAAGCTAACAGGTCAAGGTCAGTTGTGATGAATAATAATACTGCTCCAGGAAATGAAGACCAAGAgttagctctgctgcagagaagttcattacagttaccatGCTCAGAGATCACCAATGAACAGCACCTCAGGTTAGAGCCCACAtcaatgcttcacagagttcaagtagcagaaaCACCTCAACATcagctgttcagaggagactgtgggAATCACACCTTCATGGTCGGAATTACTGTAGAAGAAACCACTGAGTGAGACCATGAAGAGGAAGATAACTGCTTGTGCCAAGAAACACAATGCAGTACATTagtgtgagacacagagaagatgaacagatggtatctgcatgtgtggttcccactgtgaggcatggaggaggtgtgatgatGTGGGAGTGGTTTGGTGGTGACACTGtcatggctaccacagcattctgtGGTGACATGTCATCCCACCTGGTTTGCCAAAACAGGCCTCTACGTGAGAGCTATTTTACCAAGGAGAATGTTGGATCAGCTGGTAGTGAACAATAAGCAGCTAACAAGTACTCAGCATATATGAGAACTCCTTCAAGACCGTTTCCATTCCAAGACCATTCCTAACAAAACATGGTCTATGTACAAGGACTCTGACTATAATTAACTCCAGCGAAACAGCTCATTTGTACAGACCAACTGTAGGTAGAAGGTAGGGCTGGTAACATTCCCCAGAAATTGAATTCGAATATTAGTCTTAAAAAATGGTCCGAATATCGAATATATTCgaatattcttaattaattaattaattaattaattattttccccCCGCGGAGAATAGGACTTGTAACAGTATTGTAACAGTACCCCGTTATATCCAACAGAGGGCGTTGCACtgccaaatgtcaagaaaaacgaCCAGTGGTAGTCAAACGCTGATTTATTTTCGgtcttcaaactaaatccaagcgtcatgttcaacatgttacatttagtgtaacTTCAGTGCAATTTATGCAAAACTGTACTGCTCATCGGGATCACTGGTGTGTAGCCTGCTCTTCATTGAGGTGGGGAGCGGGATGGGGTGCTTCCTTGTTGTGTCACGTGACTGCAGATAGCTAGCCTACAGGTCAGTAAGGGACGCACCATGGGACACAACGGAGGAGAATCAATGCGCGCGCTGCCCTGAGCAAATAGTAAATAttcgaatattcatttttacgttcgaatatacatatttttatcatattcgaATAATATTCGAAATTCGAATATTAGTTTACCAGTCCTAGTAGAAGGCGGATTCACGTTTTCTTTTACCAATCATCTCGACTTTAATTAAAATTTGTGCTACATTTGGGTGGAAACTTGACTCCTGTTTTTAGATTTCATTCATGTaacacagtttgttgttgatATATAGGCTGACTGATTTATCAGTAAAGATGTGCACTATATCTACACTGCCTATGGTTCAAGATGAGTGCTGGCTTCAAAAAAATTAATGTGTAGCTTACTGACATCTAAAAACTAAATGTGTGAGagtgttaatataaatatatttaataataattaatttaatttaaaactatTGAAAATCCGGTTAGTCTACCAttaatctctgtaaacagatatctgtgtaGGAATGCAGAATCTGTTGGTAAGGGAACAAGAAGTGGTGGTCTCCATTTATAGTCCATTTGAC includes:
- the ppp6c gene encoding serine/threonine-protein phosphatase 6 catalytic subunit, encoding MAPLDLDKYVEIARHCKYLPENDLKRLCDYVCDLLLEESNVQPVSSPVTVCGDIHGQFYDLCELFRTGGQVPDTNYIFMGDFVDRGYYSLETFTHLLALKAKWPDRITLLRGNHESRQITQVYGFYDECQTKYGNANAWRYCTKVFDMLTVAALIDEQVLCVHGGLSPDIKTLDQIRTIERNQEIPHKGAFCDLVWSDPEDVDTWAISPRGAGWLFGSKVTNEFVHINNLKLICRAHQLVHEGYKFMFDEKLVTVWSAPNYCYRCGNIASIMVFKDVNRREPKLFRAVPDSERVIPPRTTTPYFL